A region from the Volucribacter amazonae genome encodes:
- a CDS encoding replicative DNA helicase gives MAQQKTTNSIEQEAISPHSLEAEQGVLGGILLANNEWDNITDHLVAEDFYHSAHRAIFQQMENLMRAQKPVDLITLEQALKDQGILQDVGGFAYLAELSKNTPSAANIVAYAEIVREKAVLRELIATGHSIAKSGYQYKGEDIREVLDKAERDVFAIAERRANKNEGPQNILGILEDTINKVEMLGKMKDHDGVTGVSTGFRDLDRKTAGLQPSDLIIIAARPSMGKTTFAMNLCENAAMLSDKPVLVFSLEMPAEQIMMRMLASLSRVDQTKIRTGRITDDEEWARLASTTEMLNNKPNMYIDDTPGLTPTELRSRARRVYRDHGGLSLIMVDYLQLMRAPGFSNNRTLEIAEISRSLKALAKELNIPVVALAQLNRRLDDRQDKRPVNSDLRESGSIEQDADLIMFVYRDEVYNETSENKGIAEIIIGKQRNGPIGKVRLTFLGQYSKFTDYAGEAYSDEY, from the coding sequence ATGGCACAACAAAAAACAACCAATAGCATAGAACAAGAAGCAATATCGCCCCATTCTTTGGAGGCGGAGCAAGGTGTGCTTGGTGGTATTTTATTAGCCAATAATGAATGGGATAATATTACCGATCATCTTGTGGCGGAAGATTTTTATCATAGCGCTCATCGGGCGATTTTCCAACAAATGGAAAATTTAATGCGAGCACAAAAACCTGTTGATTTAATTACCTTAGAACAAGCATTAAAAGACCAAGGTATTTTGCAAGATGTGGGGGGATTTGCCTATTTAGCAGAGTTATCTAAAAATACCCCAAGTGCAGCAAATATTGTGGCTTATGCGGAAATTGTGCGAGAAAAAGCAGTGTTAAGAGAGCTAATTGCCACAGGACATAGCATTGCTAAAAGCGGTTATCAATATAAAGGCGAAGATATTCGCGAAGTTTTGGACAAAGCAGAACGTGATGTTTTTGCTATTGCAGAACGCCGAGCTAATAAGAATGAAGGACCACAAAATATTCTTGGCATTTTGGAAGATACCATTAATAAGGTGGAAATGCTGGGTAAAATGAAAGATCATGATGGGGTAACAGGTGTGAGTACAGGCTTTCGTGATTTGGATCGGAAAACTGCGGGCTTACAACCCTCAGATTTGATTATTATTGCTGCTCGCCCTTCTATGGGAAAAACCACTTTTGCCATGAATTTATGTGAAAATGCGGCAATGTTAAGCGATAAGCCTGTGTTAGTATTTAGTTTAGAAATGCCCGCAGAACAAATTATGATGCGTATGCTCGCCAGTCTTTCTCGCGTGGATCAAACTAAAATCCGTACAGGACGTATTACTGATGATGAAGAATGGGCGAGATTAGCCAGTACCACAGAAATGCTTAATAATAAGCCCAATATGTATATTGATGATACTCCGGGATTAACACCAACAGAGTTACGTTCAAGAGCAAGACGAGTGTATCGTGATCATGGTGGTTTAAGCCTAATTATGGTGGACTATTTGCAATTAATGCGAGCCCCGGGCTTTTCTAATAACCGAACCTTAGAAATTGCCGAGATTTCTCGTTCTTTAAAAGCCTTAGCCAAAGAATTAAATATTCCTGTAGTGGCATTAGCACAGTTAAACCGCCGTTTAGATGATCGACAAGACAAACGTCCTGTAAATTCTGATTTGCGTGAATCAGGATCTATTGAGCAAGATGCGGATTTAATTATGTTTGTATATCGTGATGAGGTTTATAATGAAACCTCAGAGAACAAAGGCATCGCCGAAATTATTATCGGAAAACAGCGGAATGGGCCTATTGGTAAAGTGCGTTTAACCTTCTTAGGGCAATATTCTAAATTTACCGATTATGCTGGCGAGGCTTATAGTGATGAGTATTAA